A section of the Oryzias latipes chromosome 10, ASM223467v1 genome encodes:
- the LOC110013889 gene encoding uncharacterized protein LOC110013889 isoform X2 — translation MSKALFKWTAQGHPELDFSRVDRLWWYPPQFPLHVTNVPQPEDYFGSPLFLWMPRKLWQVKLTCPHSDCHKGLLTSSGVHQKIRQVISLDITYFVASEYLVCKICKRKVISWSHAIVSQLDVGHRGQFPCILTSKLACDLRVVTLMRQRGLGNSSSQIRKKVQESHSEVWLKKTVQYLTDCKQVKGAVEKGLIRPVTFSPPPPMPTVPKHRWMMQVYAQDVLQRLTEVKASVTSTYGRILKLDSTKKVARKLAGRGFGTATWATNVGNEHGQIIMSVLTASEGFGLGPMIEGLIRRYAVAGVPPPEVLYVDRDCCGNTLLRRMFQKWKDLNIRLDIWHFMRRFSVGCTTDSHQLYASFMRRLSHCLFMWDEEDLTALKIAKRSELSARLTNPSDADVLRSISRSELALHCRRTTRGSQETLALIKSLIQAFDGDNGRDTLGVPLINSARMAGILAAQAKHVACIQDPPGIQLYTRTGTILKGGHRLPTYRCARGSTSLESFHLHLNRFIPGTLASDVFFQAYLLDGLARWNEDRAVAATSDKQQQPCSYDHLLRHAANSLSEEVLGQEIVPYTGPRKYTGELLGVEYLYQQTGKVLQDYRQAVEESETMDMEIEDSFNEPEEFEDFTVATLEPVRTFTVSSTSSLAPTSSLSAPDPQPGPSWSPPPPEGPSTTSKTDLPATPQQLDSSCDDSVGPDNVEGYGAVQELADFLVGLRHNNLVVTAEESNRIVSLWQSLGDYDKQKTVYSQRHQAHLKQGRFRATKKIVAPGVESTKRCFIGAHSPAQWPDCNRVSEAIFVRLCALYPNAVRCEGKKVSRFTMVVRMYRTIRECVVSNARIMSETTIQLPEVNAATVTQWYSRRCRAQEKLILNQGIPQPAASMAATEKLPDPLQKGTPLQVGTSAQPHIFVLPPNTAGEAKLKAKPQLQALAPQLSSTPFIIPSGSTSQVLVPPVLNVPFSFVLPPPPAVPIILAVPPSPQPLSSTPYTTQQYRKRKMEAEKMGIMKRKYIKKTETITCSKCGGNRQPPSHRQYFGNWFCEATETQSFDNWRAELQKRGYGKKKRGNDPPPPAPPL, via the exons ATGTCCAAAGCTCTTTTCAAATGGACAGCGCAAGGACATCCTGAACTGGACTTCAGCAGGGTGGACAGACTGTGGTGGTATCCTCCACAATTCCCATTGCACGTCACCAATGTCCCTCAGCCCGAAGACTATTTTGGCAGCCCCCTCTTCCTTTGGATGCCCCGAAAACTCTGGCAAGTCAAGCTGACATGTCCTCATTCAGATTGCCACAAAGGGCTTCTGACCTCATCTGGTGTTCATCAGAAGATCAGGCAAGTTATTTCTCTGGACATAACTTACTTTGTGGCATCTGAATATTTAGTTTGCAAAATATGCAAAAGAAAGGTCATCAGCTGGAGCCATGCCATCGTCTCCCAGCTGGATGTGGGGCACAGGGGGCAGTTTCCCTGCATCCTCACATCCAAGCTTGCCTGTGACCTGAGGGTGGTCACTTTGATGCGCCAGAGGGGTCTGGgaaacagcagcagccagattaggaagaaggtgcaggagagTCATTCAGAAGTGTGGCTGAAGAAGACTGTCCAGTACCTGACGGACTGTAAACAAGTCAAAGGGGCTGTTGAAAAGGGTCTCATAAGACCAGTCACGTTTTCACCTCCCCCTCCAATGCCTACTGTTCCAAAGCACAGGTGGATGATGCAGGTCTACGCCCAAGATGTTCTCCAGAGGCTGACTGAGGTCAAGGCCTCAGTAACATCAACTTATGGACGCATCTTGAAGCTGGACTCCACCAAGAAAGTGGCTCGGAAACTGGCTGGAAGGGGTTTTGGAACAGCGACCTGGGCAACAAATGTTGGCAATGAGCACGGCCAAATAATAATGTCTGTGCTCACTGCTAGCGAAGGTTTTGGCTTGgggccaatgatcgaagggcTAATAAGGAGATATGCAGTGGCTGGGGTACCTCCCCCTGAAGTGCTTTACGTCGACAGAGACTGCTGTGGAAACACGCTTCTTCGGCGAATGTTCCAGAAGTGGAAAGACCTTAACATCCGCCTGGACATATGGCACTTCATGAGAAGGTTTTCGGTGGGCTGCACCACTGATTCACACCAGCTGTATGCATCCTTCATGAGGCGCCTCAGCCACTGTCTCTTTATGTGGGATGAGGAAGATCTGACAGCCCTCAAGATCGCAAAGCGCTCCGAACTTTCTGCCAGGCTCACCAATCCCTCAGATGCTGACGTGCTGCGGTCCATTAGCCGCAGTGAGTTAGCCCTGCACTGCAGGAGAACGACACGTGGCTCTCAGGAGACTCTGGCTCTCATCAAAAGCCTCATCCAAGCTTTTGATGGGGACAATGGCCGCGACACTCTGGGGGTCCCTCTGATCAACTCTGCACGCATGGCTGGCATTTTAGCTGCTCAGGCAAAACATGTGGCCTGCATCCAGGACCCCCCAGGCATCCAGCTGTACACCAGGACGGGAACAATCCTGAAAGGAGGACATCGTTTGCCCACATACCGCTGTGCCAGAGGTTCAACATCCCTTGAATCTTTTCATCTTCACCTGAATAGGTTCATCCCTG GCACCCTGGCAAGTGATGTCTTCTTCCAGGCCTACCTGTTAGATGGGCTGGCCAGGTGGAATGAAGACCGCGCTGTAGCCGCCACATCAgacaagcagcagcagccatgCTCCTACGACCATCTCCTGCGGCATGCTGCTAACAGTTTGTCTGAGGAGGTCCTTGGCCAGGAAATTGTTCCCTATACTGGGCCAAGGAAATACACAG GTGAACTTCTAGGGGTGGAGTACCTTTACCAGCAAACTGGTAAAGTTCTCCAAGATTACAGACAGGCTGTTGAAGAGTCTGAGACAATGGACATGGAGATTGAAGACAGCTTCAATGAACCCGAAGAGTTTGAAGACTTCACTGTGGCCACTTTGGAGCCAGTGAGGACCTTCACAGTCTCTTCAACGTCATCCTTGGCACCCACCAGCAGTCTGTCAGCTCCAGACCCTCAGCCTGGCCCCTCTtggtctcctcctcctcctgaggGTCCTTCAACGA cctcCAAAACAGATCTGCCAGCAACCCCTCAACAGTTGGACTCTTCATGTGAC GATTCTGTCGGCCCTGACAACGTGGAGGGTTATGGGGCCGTGCAGGAGCTGGCTGATTTCTTGGTCGGCCTCCGGCACAATAACCTTGTGGTGACTGCAGAGGAGTCAAACCGGATCGTTTCCCTGTGGCAGTCATTGGGGGATtatgacaaacaaaaaacgGTTTACTCCCAGCGTCACCAAGCCCACCTGAAGCAGGGTAGATTTAGAGCAACCAAAAAAATTGTAGCCCCCGGCGTCGAAAGCACAAAAAG gTGTTTTATCGGGGCTCACAGTCCTGCACAGTGGCCAGACTGCAACCGAGTGTCAGAGGCCATCTTTGTGAGACTCTGTGCCTTGTACCCAAACGCCGTCCGATGCGAAGGGAAGAAGGTTTCTCGGTTCACTATGGTGGTGCGAATGTACAGGACGATTAGAGAGTGTGTCGTCTCAAATGCCAGAATTATGAGTGAGACCACCATCCAGCTCCCAGAAGTAAATGCTGCTACAGTCACACAATG GTACAGCAGGCGGTGCCGGGCACaagaaaaactaattttaaacCAGGGCATCCCACAACCTGCTGCTTCCATGGCAGCTACAGAAAAACTTCCAGATCCACTCCAGAAAGGAACACCTTTACAGGTGGGGACCTCAGCTCAGCCGCACATTTTTGTGCTTCCGCCCAACACTGCTGGGGAGGCAAAACTTAAGGCAAAGCCACAGCTGCAGGCACTAGCACCCCAATTGAGTTCTACACCCTTCATCATCCCATCAGGATCCACCTCACAGGTTTTGGTTCCTCCCGTTTTAAATGTCCCATTCAGTTTtgtcctgcctcctcctcctgccgTGCCGATCATACTTGCTGTGCCGCCATCACCTCAGCCTCTTTCCAGCACGCCATACACGACACAACAATACCGAAAGAGGAAAATGGAAGCAGAAAAAATGGGTATTATGAAaaggaaatacataaaaaaaaca
- the LOC110013889 gene encoding uncharacterized protein LOC110013889 isoform X1: MSKALFKWTAQGHPELDFSRVDRLWWYPPQFPLHVTNVPQPEDYFGSPLFLWMPRKLWQVKLTCPHSDCHKGLLTSSGVHQKIRQVISLDITYFVASEYLVCKICKRKVISWSHAIVSQLDVGHRGQFPCILTSKLACDLRVVTLMRQRGLGNSSSQIRKKVQESHSEVWLKKTVQYLTDCKQVKGAVEKGLIRPVTFSPPPPMPTVPKHRWMMQVYAQDVLQRLTEVKASVTSTYGRILKLDSTKKVARKLAGRGFGTATWATNVGNEHGQIIMSVLTASEGFGLGPMIEGLIRRYAVAGVPPPEVLYVDRDCCGNTLLRRMFQKWKDLNIRLDIWHFMRRFSVGCTTDSHQLYASFMRRLSHCLFMWDEEDLTALKIAKRSELSARLTNPSDADVLRSISRSELALHCRRTTRGSQETLALIKSLIQAFDGDNGRDTLGVPLINSARMAGILAAQAKHVACIQDPPGIQLYTRTGTILKGGHRLPTYRCARGSTSLESFHLHLNRFIPGTLASDVFFQAYLLDGLARWNEDRAVAATSDKQQQPCSYDHLLRHAANSLSEEVLGQEIVPYTGPRKYTGELLGVEYLYQQTGKVLQDYRQAVEESETMDMEIEDSFNEPEEFEDFTVATLEPVRTFTVSSTSSLAPTSSLSAPDPQPGPSWSPPPPEGPSTSATHSAPGPTSPSPSSSPSATTTSVPPCVLSPAEQSTSKTDLPATPQQLDSSCDDSVGPDNVEGYGAVQELADFLVGLRHNNLVVTAEESNRIVSLWQSLGDYDKQKTVYSQRHQAHLKQGRFRATKKIVAPGVESTKRCFIGAHSPAQWPDCNRVSEAIFVRLCALYPNAVRCEGKKVSRFTMVVRMYRTIRECVVSNARIMSETTIQLPEVNAATVTQWYSRRCRAQEKLILNQGIPQPAASMAATEKLPDPLQKGTPLQVGTSAQPHIFVLPPNTAGEAKLKAKPQLQALAPQLSSTPFIIPSGSTSQVLVPPVLNVPFSFVLPPPPAVPIILAVPPSPQPLSSTPYTTQQYRKRKMEAEKMGIMKRKYIKKTETITCSKCGGNRQPPSHRQYFGNWFCEATETQSFDNWRAELQKRGYGKKKRGNDPPPPAPPL, translated from the exons ATGTCCAAAGCTCTTTTCAAATGGACAGCGCAAGGACATCCTGAACTGGACTTCAGCAGGGTGGACAGACTGTGGTGGTATCCTCCACAATTCCCATTGCACGTCACCAATGTCCCTCAGCCCGAAGACTATTTTGGCAGCCCCCTCTTCCTTTGGATGCCCCGAAAACTCTGGCAAGTCAAGCTGACATGTCCTCATTCAGATTGCCACAAAGGGCTTCTGACCTCATCTGGTGTTCATCAGAAGATCAGGCAAGTTATTTCTCTGGACATAACTTACTTTGTGGCATCTGAATATTTAGTTTGCAAAATATGCAAAAGAAAGGTCATCAGCTGGAGCCATGCCATCGTCTCCCAGCTGGATGTGGGGCACAGGGGGCAGTTTCCCTGCATCCTCACATCCAAGCTTGCCTGTGACCTGAGGGTGGTCACTTTGATGCGCCAGAGGGGTCTGGgaaacagcagcagccagattaggaagaaggtgcaggagagTCATTCAGAAGTGTGGCTGAAGAAGACTGTCCAGTACCTGACGGACTGTAAACAAGTCAAAGGGGCTGTTGAAAAGGGTCTCATAAGACCAGTCACGTTTTCACCTCCCCCTCCAATGCCTACTGTTCCAAAGCACAGGTGGATGATGCAGGTCTACGCCCAAGATGTTCTCCAGAGGCTGACTGAGGTCAAGGCCTCAGTAACATCAACTTATGGACGCATCTTGAAGCTGGACTCCACCAAGAAAGTGGCTCGGAAACTGGCTGGAAGGGGTTTTGGAACAGCGACCTGGGCAACAAATGTTGGCAATGAGCACGGCCAAATAATAATGTCTGTGCTCACTGCTAGCGAAGGTTTTGGCTTGgggccaatgatcgaagggcTAATAAGGAGATATGCAGTGGCTGGGGTACCTCCCCCTGAAGTGCTTTACGTCGACAGAGACTGCTGTGGAAACACGCTTCTTCGGCGAATGTTCCAGAAGTGGAAAGACCTTAACATCCGCCTGGACATATGGCACTTCATGAGAAGGTTTTCGGTGGGCTGCACCACTGATTCACACCAGCTGTATGCATCCTTCATGAGGCGCCTCAGCCACTGTCTCTTTATGTGGGATGAGGAAGATCTGACAGCCCTCAAGATCGCAAAGCGCTCCGAACTTTCTGCCAGGCTCACCAATCCCTCAGATGCTGACGTGCTGCGGTCCATTAGCCGCAGTGAGTTAGCCCTGCACTGCAGGAGAACGACACGTGGCTCTCAGGAGACTCTGGCTCTCATCAAAAGCCTCATCCAAGCTTTTGATGGGGACAATGGCCGCGACACTCTGGGGGTCCCTCTGATCAACTCTGCACGCATGGCTGGCATTTTAGCTGCTCAGGCAAAACATGTGGCCTGCATCCAGGACCCCCCAGGCATCCAGCTGTACACCAGGACGGGAACAATCCTGAAAGGAGGACATCGTTTGCCCACATACCGCTGTGCCAGAGGTTCAACATCCCTTGAATCTTTTCATCTTCACCTGAATAGGTTCATCCCTG GCACCCTGGCAAGTGATGTCTTCTTCCAGGCCTACCTGTTAGATGGGCTGGCCAGGTGGAATGAAGACCGCGCTGTAGCCGCCACATCAgacaagcagcagcagccatgCTCCTACGACCATCTCCTGCGGCATGCTGCTAACAGTTTGTCTGAGGAGGTCCTTGGCCAGGAAATTGTTCCCTATACTGGGCCAAGGAAATACACAG GTGAACTTCTAGGGGTGGAGTACCTTTACCAGCAAACTGGTAAAGTTCTCCAAGATTACAGACAGGCTGTTGAAGAGTCTGAGACAATGGACATGGAGATTGAAGACAGCTTCAATGAACCCGAAGAGTTTGAAGACTTCACTGTGGCCACTTTGGAGCCAGTGAGGACCTTCACAGTCTCTTCAACGTCATCCTTGGCACCCACCAGCAGTCTGTCAGCTCCAGACCCTCAGCCTGGCCCCTCTtggtctcctcctcctcctgaggGTCCTTCAACGAGTGCGACACACTCAGCGCCTGGACCTACATCACCATCTCCCTCTTCATCACCTTCCGCCACCACCACCTCTGTTCCCCCTTGTGTCTTATCCCCCGCTGAACAGAGCA cctcCAAAACAGATCTGCCAGCAACCCCTCAACAGTTGGACTCTTCATGTGAC GATTCTGTCGGCCCTGACAACGTGGAGGGTTATGGGGCCGTGCAGGAGCTGGCTGATTTCTTGGTCGGCCTCCGGCACAATAACCTTGTGGTGACTGCAGAGGAGTCAAACCGGATCGTTTCCCTGTGGCAGTCATTGGGGGATtatgacaaacaaaaaacgGTTTACTCCCAGCGTCACCAAGCCCACCTGAAGCAGGGTAGATTTAGAGCAACCAAAAAAATTGTAGCCCCCGGCGTCGAAAGCACAAAAAG gTGTTTTATCGGGGCTCACAGTCCTGCACAGTGGCCAGACTGCAACCGAGTGTCAGAGGCCATCTTTGTGAGACTCTGTGCCTTGTACCCAAACGCCGTCCGATGCGAAGGGAAGAAGGTTTCTCGGTTCACTATGGTGGTGCGAATGTACAGGACGATTAGAGAGTGTGTCGTCTCAAATGCCAGAATTATGAGTGAGACCACCATCCAGCTCCCAGAAGTAAATGCTGCTACAGTCACACAATG GTACAGCAGGCGGTGCCGGGCACaagaaaaactaattttaaacCAGGGCATCCCACAACCTGCTGCTTCCATGGCAGCTACAGAAAAACTTCCAGATCCACTCCAGAAAGGAACACCTTTACAGGTGGGGACCTCAGCTCAGCCGCACATTTTTGTGCTTCCGCCCAACACTGCTGGGGAGGCAAAACTTAAGGCAAAGCCACAGCTGCAGGCACTAGCACCCCAATTGAGTTCTACACCCTTCATCATCCCATCAGGATCCACCTCACAGGTTTTGGTTCCTCCCGTTTTAAATGTCCCATTCAGTTTtgtcctgcctcctcctcctgccgTGCCGATCATACTTGCTGTGCCGCCATCACCTCAGCCTCTTTCCAGCACGCCATACACGACACAACAATACCGAAAGAGGAAAATGGAAGCAGAAAAAATGGGTATTATGAAaaggaaatacataaaaaaaaca